DNA sequence from the Prolixibacter sp. SD074 genome:
CCCACTCATGATTCCGTTTTCATCTACTTTTAAAAGGCGTTCTTCCAGATTTTGAGAAGAACGTTCTCCGAGATAACCCTGCAAAATTTGATTCTGAAAAGGAATGGAAGTATATACATCCTTAATTTTATCCTCTATCACTACCTTGGGTTCTGCGGCAACTTTGATTTCAATATTTTTATTGGCCAAATAAACCTGCTCGTTGTTGATCGTATCCGAACTCCCGCTTTCTGCAATTCCAAAGCTGACTTTAAAAATATCTGCATTTCCCGGTTTATAATCCTGAAAAGTTATGTCTGTTTCAGCACCCTTTTCAGGCTTCATTTCTACTTGCTTTTTTTCAGAATACACTTCTTTCCCCAATTTATCTTTTATTGAATAGTTCACTGTACCAACGAAGGCGTTATTGCTGTTGTTTGTGAACTGAATTTTTGTGATAAATCCGTTGTTTCCGGTTTCAGAAATGGAATGTCGAACGGAGATATAATCCGTCCACTGAACCGGGCCAATACTATAGGGTCCCTGGTACATGCCTATTCCTCCGTTATCGAGACTGAAAACCCTCACCGCTATTAAATTCTCTTTATCCCATTGTATTTCATTTCCGGAAATAATATATTCCCTTTCCACATCCCATTTAGTTTTATAATCAGGAGGTAAAGAACCGGTTTGCCCAATCAGTTTGCCATTAAAAAAGGTTTGATCCACATCGTCAATCTTGCCGAGACAAAGTTTCATTTCTTTCCCATTTTCTACGGCACTTTTCATACTTGAAGGAATAACTATTTTTACTCGATACCAGGCGTAAACATTGTCTTTTAATTCTTTTGTCGACCAGCTTGCACCTGTTTGCATGTTATCCCAGCCGGAATCATCAAAAGCAGGACTTGCCCATTCAATATTGTCTCCCAGCTTAAACTTCCAATGGTTGGGTAAATGTGCAGTTTGTGATTGCGCGGGATAAAAAAAGATTATCGGGAAGAAAACAAACAAGCAATATTGTTTTAGTTTTTGAGTAATGAGTATAGATTTCATATTTCAGTTATTTCGTTGTTAATTTACTAATTCAAAACTGTCCTTCAGCCGAATATCCCTTGATGATGCCCCGATCATTAAATCGAATTTCCCGGGTTCGGCCACTATTTGTAAATTTTTGATTGTAATTGCTAATATTTCAGGGCGTCCTGACAATAATACCTGTTAATATAATCATTAATCTGTTGTTCATAAAATAGGCAATGTTTTTGTAACATCTACCTTTTGTCCGTTATTAAATACGTTCGCCCAGCTAGTGTAGCAAACGATATGGAATTTTTTGACTTGTCTGCTTTTATTTCAGTTCTTTTATTCCCATTGTAAACACTAATATATGTCCAATTTTCAGGGACTTTTATCACGCATACATTTCCATTTCGAGACAGTATTTCGATATTTTGTGTTTTTCCATTTTCCCATGTTGCCGATACCCTAAAGCCTTTGTTTGCCTGAAGATTTCTAAAAAGCAAAGGCTTTTGAACAAACGCTGGCATTATGCATGGAAATACCTGCAGCGTATCGTTGAACGACTGCAACAACATTTCGTTTATACTAACATTGAGCATACCATACGGCATGAGAAAGTATCCTGCGCCTTTTCCCTGTCCAAATTCGCTAAAGGTATTGTACTCGGCAGAATCGAGCCTATCCCTGATATTTATTTTGCTTTTTGTTAAAAGCCATTCGAGTTCTTCGGGCATTTTTAACCGTGCAACAACATCATAAAGTTGCAGGTTGTAATTAAAATTCCAGCCAAGTAAGTCTTTATTCTTAATTACCCGGTATGTATTAAAGACTTTAGTTGTATCCATATTGTCAAGAAATGTTGGGTAAACGCAATTAAATTGTGCACATGCAGCCACCTCACGTTTTGGGAAAGGATCTGGGTTGTATGCAAGTGAATCGGTACGGTTTCGGTAGGTTAGGTAAAACGAATCGGTTTGCGGAAGTATTAAACGGGAATTACAGTCTTCCCATTTTGCCCTCAATTTGGTATCGACATTCATTTTTTTTGCTAAGCCAGCAGTAGTTTCCAGTGTCCATTTGGCAGGCGCTACGGCATCAATTACATCATCGCTTTCGCCCCAATGGTAGTTTATACCATATTTAAAAACCGGTTCATCATAAGTGTGTACTTCCCAATCCTTGTTGTTGTATCTTTCCCTTGTCCAAAAGCCATACGAACCGCCTTCATTATTGGCGAACCCGGACCAAAAGTTACAAAAGGATTTTAGCTGCGGGTACAATATGTTGTTGAGAAAAGTTGTATCGCCGGTTACACTGAAGTATTCGTGCATGAGATAAGCATAATTGCCCGATGAACTGCACACCATAGTACCCCATGGGTTAGGCCCGAAAGAATAATTTAACTGGTTCCCATAGTTCCCCGAATCGGTAGGCATGGTTTTGCGAAAATGTTTAAAGACGTTTAATACATAATCTTCACGTCCGGTTTGCATTAAAAAGTCATAAACAGGTACATTGTCCATT
Encoded proteins:
- a CDS encoding glycoside hydrolase family 95-like protein, producing the protein MDKGDLSGILNQFDMYHNGFLKETSLQNRYNNYYVGNGQLGMFVDALGAQSLPFIIDSKNLEYPEAADRDAIDVSIGNYKSSELLSALYHYGTSQQPTINYNESWVKSKWHEHGNEYGRGQLSIRNSIFPTIDNVFEANDTAITNYKQRMNLWNNCCITEFTYKQQLQVQITSYASWANNRVAVFHYKIKNISRKHVNAGCVAEPIVSYHGQRFNFTKAGKGLALHLKEDWLLHELSVYLEVSGIRTYTANETGKITVNSPLNPGDSSSFTIYQGIVTSKNASDPVLANTKEVDRLVKTNYDKVFKDHCNSVHEFWNRSYVLLPWKDLCKLYYRSALIIAGNLRYGDYYPCVSMLTSSSYTGFGWGMDNVPVYDFLMQTGREDYVLNVFKHFRKTMPTDSGNYGNQLNYSFGPNPWGTMVCSSSGNYAYLMHEYFSVTGDTTFLNNILYPQLKSFCNFWSGFANNEGGSYGFWTRERYNNKDWEVHTYDEPVFKYGINYHWGESDDVIDAVAPAKWTLETTAGLAKKMNVDTKLRAKWEDCNSRLILPQTDSFYLTYRNRTDSLAYNPDPFPKREVAACAQFNCVYPTFLDNMDTTKVFNTYRVIKNKDLLGWNFNYNLQLYDVVARLKMPEELEWLLTKSKINIRDRLDSAEYNTFSEFGQGKGAGYFLMPYGMLNVSINEMLLQSFNDTLQVFPCIMPAFVQKPLLFRNLQANKGFRVSATWENGKTQNIEILSRNGNVCVIKVPENWTYISVYNGNKRTEIKADKSKNSISFATLAGRTYLITDKR